A window of Corallococcus macrosporus DSM 14697 contains these coding sequences:
- a CDS encoding esterase/lipase family protein produces the protein MSGKHRVYLVPGFFGFINLGELIYFGHALDYLKAELARRQVESEVIIVLSHPTASIRTRTADLLKAVQETAAGDDGPIHLIGHSTGGLDSRLFVSPGAQVAEGLDLEPFARRVRTVTSVSTPHAGTPLATFFMGLFGQRILKLLSLFTVYVLRFGRLPLRVVFRFGHLLARADAQLGWKPTLLDQLYDQLLGDFSSERRDAVSKFLSDVGNDTSLIPQLTPEGIDLFNASTLDRPGVRYGSVVTQARPPSLRTRMAAGLDPYAQLTHTIYALTYGQTQRMPLTALPLHTPAQTAALVQAYGAMPGPTACDGIVPTRSQVHGRVLAAVRADHLDAIGHFDQPAHQPPHVDWLISGSGFRRPQFEATWKSIVDFLLEDEQQSGVRQ, from the coding sequence ATGTCCGGCAAGCATCGCGTCTACCTCGTCCCCGGGTTTTTCGGCTTCATCAACCTGGGCGAGCTCATCTACTTCGGCCACGCCCTGGACTACCTGAAGGCGGAGCTGGCCCGAAGACAGGTGGAGTCGGAGGTCATCATCGTGCTCTCCCACCCCACGGCCTCCATCCGCACGCGCACCGCGGACCTGCTCAAGGCCGTGCAGGAGACGGCCGCCGGAGATGACGGCCCCATCCACCTCATCGGCCATTCGACGGGGGGGCTGGACTCGCGGCTGTTCGTCAGCCCCGGCGCGCAGGTGGCGGAGGGCCTGGACCTGGAGCCCTTCGCCAGGCGCGTGCGCACGGTGACGTCCGTCTCCACGCCGCATGCGGGCACGCCGCTGGCCACCTTCTTCATGGGCCTGTTCGGCCAGCGCATCCTCAAGCTGCTGTCGCTCTTCACGGTGTACGTGCTGCGCTTCGGCCGGCTGCCGCTGCGCGTGGTGTTCCGCTTCGGACACCTGCTGGCGCGGGCGGATGCCCAGCTCGGGTGGAAGCCCACGCTGCTGGACCAGCTCTATGACCAGCTCTTGGGGGACTTCTCCTCGGAGCGCCGTGACGCGGTGTCGAAGTTCCTGAGCGACGTGGGCAACGACACCTCGCTGATTCCGCAGCTCACGCCGGAGGGCATCGACCTGTTCAACGCCAGCACGCTGGACAGGCCCGGCGTGCGGTACGGCTCGGTGGTGACGCAGGCGCGGCCGCCGTCGCTGCGCACGCGCATGGCGGCGGGCCTGGACCCCTACGCGCAGCTCACGCACACCATCTACGCGCTGACGTACGGGCAGACGCAGCGGATGCCGCTCACCGCGCTGCCGCTGCACACGCCCGCGCAGACGGCGGCGTTGGTGCAGGCCTATGGCGCGATGCCGGGGCCCACCGCGTGTGACGGCATCGTCCCCACGCGCTCGCAGGTGCACGGCCGGGTGCTGGCCGCGGTGCGCGCGGACCACCTGGACGCGATTGGCCACTTCGACCAGCCCGCGCACCAGCCGCCGCACGTGGACTGGCTCATCTCCGGCTCCGGCTTCCGCAGGCCCCAGTTCGAGGCGACGTGGAAGAGCATCGTCGACTTCCTGCTGGAGGATGAGCAGCAGTCTGGCGTCCGTCAGTAG
- a CDS encoding S46 family peptidase produces MDRRLLAIGLLLSLPAAADEGMWTYDAFPSDAVNKAHGFTPTQAWLDHVRLGSVRLAGGCSASFVSPEGLVMTNHHCIRGCIEDLSSPKKDLLARGFYAKSPAQELRCPKVEANQLVEMTDVTARMNAATKGLTGAAFNTALKKETAAVEAACATSGDVRCDVVTLFNGGKYHLYKYRRFQDVRLVFAPEFSMAAFGGDPDNFNFPRFGFDAAFLRVWRDNAPAKSPHFLPWAKQGAKEGDLVFVSGHPGGTERKATVAELEFQRDVNLPYTLLQLAELRGMLREYAGGSAERFRTTRSLQRGVENGLKALRGRLQALADPALLAGKREDEAALRKKVEGNAQVKAATDGAWEEIAQALDAYRRMLPEYRMKEAGDAYPSELFRMARHLVRVAEEKEKPNAERLREYSQAQLPSLEQRLLRAAPITLELDQKLLTFGLTRVRETLGADDPFVQRVLGREAPEDLAKALVRGTKLGDVKVRAALLKGGKAAVEASKDPMILFARKVDAEARAARRRYEDTVEAVLKRNGERIAKAHLAVYGTAGYPDATFTLRLNAGQVKGWEENGRPVAALTTFGGAYERHTGKDPYKLPDTWLKARGKVPPQTPFDVATTNDIIGGNSGSPLVDRDGRVVGLIFDGNLHSLGGRYAYVPETNRAVAVHGEGILAGLEHVYGARRVVDELRAASDAAVVPAK; encoded by the coding sequence GTGGATCGCAGACTGCTCGCAATCGGCCTGCTCCTGTCCCTCCCCGCCGCCGCGGACGAGGGAATGTGGACCTACGACGCCTTTCCCTCCGACGCGGTGAACAAGGCCCACGGCTTCACGCCCACGCAGGCGTGGCTGGACCACGTGCGCCTCGGCTCGGTGCGGCTGGCCGGCGGCTGCTCCGCCAGCTTCGTGTCGCCGGAGGGACTGGTGATGACCAATCACCACTGCATCCGCGGCTGCATCGAGGACCTGTCCTCGCCGAAGAAGGACCTGCTGGCCAGGGGCTTCTACGCCAAAAGCCCTGCGCAGGAGCTGCGCTGCCCCAAGGTGGAGGCCAACCAGCTCGTGGAGATGACGGACGTCACCGCGCGGATGAACGCGGCGACGAAGGGCCTCACCGGCGCCGCCTTCAACACCGCGCTGAAGAAGGAGACGGCCGCGGTGGAGGCCGCCTGCGCGACCTCCGGTGATGTGCGCTGTGACGTGGTGACGCTCTTCAACGGCGGCAAGTACCACCTGTACAAGTACCGCCGCTTCCAGGACGTGCGGCTCGTCTTCGCGCCCGAGTTCTCCATGGCCGCCTTCGGCGGGGACCCGGACAACTTCAACTTCCCGCGCTTCGGCTTCGACGCGGCCTTCCTGCGCGTGTGGCGGGACAACGCGCCCGCGAAGAGCCCGCACTTCCTGCCGTGGGCGAAGCAGGGCGCGAAGGAGGGCGACCTCGTCTTCGTGTCGGGCCACCCCGGCGGCACCGAGCGCAAGGCCACCGTCGCCGAGCTGGAGTTCCAGCGCGACGTCAACCTGCCGTACACGCTGCTCCAGCTCGCGGAGCTGCGCGGCATGCTGCGCGAGTACGCGGGCGGTTCGGCGGAGCGCTTCCGCACCACGCGCTCCCTGCAGCGGGGCGTGGAGAACGGGCTGAAGGCGCTGCGGGGCCGGCTCCAGGCGCTGGCGGACCCGGCGCTGCTGGCGGGCAAGCGCGAGGACGAGGCGGCGCTGCGTAAGAAGGTGGAGGGCAACGCGCAGGTGAAGGCCGCCACCGACGGCGCGTGGGAGGAGATTGCCCAGGCGCTCGACGCGTACCGCCGCATGCTGCCGGAGTACCGGATGAAGGAGGCGGGGGACGCCTATCCCTCCGAGCTCTTCCGCATGGCGCGGCACCTGGTGCGCGTGGCCGAGGAGAAGGAGAAGCCCAACGCGGAGCGGCTGCGCGAGTACTCCCAGGCGCAGCTCCCCTCGCTGGAGCAGCGGTTGCTGCGCGCCGCGCCGATTACGCTCGAGCTGGACCAGAAGCTGCTCACCTTCGGCCTTACCCGCGTGCGCGAGACGCTGGGCGCCGATGACCCGTTCGTCCAGAGGGTGCTCGGGCGCGAGGCCCCCGAGGACCTCGCGAAGGCGTTGGTGCGGGGCACGAAGCTGGGCGACGTGAAGGTGCGCGCCGCGCTGCTCAAGGGCGGCAAGGCGGCGGTGGAGGCCTCCAAGGACCCGATGATTCTCTTCGCGCGCAAGGTGGACGCGGAGGCCCGCGCGGCCCGCAGGCGCTACGAGGACACGGTGGAGGCGGTGCTCAAGCGCAACGGCGAGCGCATCGCCAAGGCGCACCTGGCGGTGTACGGCACCGCCGGCTACCCGGACGCCACCTTCACCCTGCGCCTCAACGCCGGACAGGTGAAGGGCTGGGAGGAGAACGGCCGCCCCGTGGCGGCGCTCACCACCTTCGGCGGCGCGTATGAGCGGCACACCGGCAAGGACCCGTACAAGCTCCCGGACACCTGGCTGAAGGCGCGCGGCAAGGTGCCGCCCCAGACGCCGTTCGACGTGGCCACCACCAACGACATCATCGGCGGCAACTCCGGCTCGCCCTTGGTGGACCGCGACGGGCGCGTGGTGGGGCTCATCTTCGACGGAAACCTCCACTCGCTCGGTGGCAGGTACGCCTACGTGCCGGAGACGAACCGCGCGGTCGCCGTGCACGGCGAGGGCATCCTGGCCGGTCTGGAGCACGTCTACGGCGCCAGGCGCGTGGTCGACGAGCTGCGCGCCGCGAGCGACGCCGCCGTGGTCCCCGCGAAATAG
- a CDS encoding serine/threonine-protein kinase — translation MAPTKPSDIPLGTVLRETYEIAGVLGRGGMGTVFLANHLRLPGRQVAIKVLRHDAGMGPEVFVRFRREAEIASKLGHPNIVEVLDFDSLEDGSPYMVMECLRGMPLSRRLRKGPMTLEEVFSCARQMGSALQAAHRAGIVHRDLKPGNVFLVPTEVGGMVMEHVKLLDFGISKVIDSQSVHTQGGILLGTPQYMAPEQATGKNGEVDPRTDIFAFGCLVYEMLARRLPFRDSGSLPELIYRIVYDPPEPLEALVSGLPDHVIAAVEKSLEKRPEDRFAEVGGFITALTGRALQTMGEVPMLTPLSTPRLSVAPASKPETVPGRRPGADGDEGARPEAGKPAFRETETVSLAAPVSVVGSSHDAATIAEPMPVPLMEAPPPKPAVARAEVVPAPIARSPVARPPAVAPPGPGVRNPKAAPVARAPTPRDGAVPGVKAPAAAVPDGGVSASRGPNPPQGPAPAEKPVPAPSPDVRRTRTPHPPPPAGSAQAGVAPPKGVPAPIARSPVVAGQAGGGRPPDAVRAGAPAPIARSPVVAGQAGGGRPPDAVRAGAPAPDSGAVGSTVLLRSKTGVAQSGSPGVLAAAPKRKLTPLTVVIMVALVVAVAFAVWPRPAPRVDAPGQRAVPVAE, via the coding sequence ATGGCTCCCACGAAACCCAGTGACATCCCCCTCGGCACGGTGTTGAGGGAGACGTATGAGATTGCAGGCGTCCTCGGCCGGGGTGGCATGGGGACCGTCTTCCTGGCCAATCACTTGCGGCTGCCAGGGCGGCAGGTGGCCATCAAGGTCCTGCGGCACGACGCGGGGATGGGGCCGGAGGTGTTCGTGCGCTTCCGGCGCGAGGCGGAGATTGCCTCGAAGCTGGGCCACCCGAACATCGTCGAGGTGCTCGACTTCGACAGCCTGGAGGACGGCTCGCCGTACATGGTGATGGAGTGCCTGCGCGGCATGCCGCTGTCGCGCCGGCTGCGCAAGGGCCCCATGACGCTGGAGGAGGTCTTCTCCTGCGCGCGGCAGATGGGCTCGGCGCTCCAGGCCGCGCACCGCGCGGGCATCGTCCACCGCGACCTCAAGCCGGGCAACGTGTTCCTCGTCCCCACCGAGGTGGGCGGCATGGTGATGGAGCACGTGAAGCTGCTCGACTTCGGCATCTCCAAGGTCATTGACTCGCAGAGCGTGCACACCCAGGGCGGCATCCTGCTGGGCACGCCGCAGTACATGGCGCCCGAGCAGGCCACCGGGAAGAACGGCGAGGTGGACCCGCGCACGGACATCTTCGCCTTCGGGTGCCTGGTCTACGAGATGCTGGCGCGCCGGCTGCCGTTCCGGGACAGCGGCAGCCTGCCGGAGCTCATCTACCGCATCGTCTATGACCCGCCCGAGCCGCTGGAGGCGCTGGTGTCCGGGCTGCCGGACCATGTCATCGCGGCGGTGGAGAAGTCGCTGGAGAAGCGCCCCGAGGACCGCTTCGCGGAGGTGGGGGGCTTCATCACCGCGCTGACGGGCCGCGCGCTCCAGACGATGGGCGAGGTGCCGATGCTCACGCCGCTGAGCACGCCGCGGCTCTCGGTGGCGCCGGCGTCGAAGCCGGAGACGGTGCCTGGCAGGCGCCCGGGGGCGGACGGTGACGAGGGCGCGCGGCCCGAGGCCGGCAAGCCGGCCTTCCGGGAGACGGAGACGGTCAGCCTGGCCGCGCCGGTGTCGGTGGTCGGCTCCTCGCACGACGCCGCCACCATCGCCGAGCCGATGCCCGTGCCCTTGATGGAGGCCCCGCCGCCGAAGCCCGCCGTGGCGCGAGCGGAGGTCGTGCCCGCGCCCATCGCCCGCTCGCCGGTGGCCAGGCCGCCGGCCGTGGCGCCTCCGGGGCCGGGCGTCCGGAATCCGAAGGCCGCGCCCGTGGCGCGCGCCCCAACGCCCCGGGACGGCGCCGTGCCCGGCGTGAAGGCGCCCGCGGCCGCTGTGCCAGACGGAGGCGTGTCCGCGTCCCGGGGACCCAATCCCCCTCAGGGGCCCGCCCCCGCGGAGAAGCCCGTCCCGGCGCCTTCCCCGGACGTGCGCCGCACCCGCACGCCGCACCCGCCACCGCCCGCGGGCAGCGCGCAGGCCGGCGTCGCGCCGCCGAAGGGGGTCCCCGCGCCCATCGCGAGGTCCCCCGTGGTCGCGGGCCAGGCCGGTGGCGGCCGGCCGCCGGACGCGGTCCGCGCTGGAGCGCCCGCGCCCATCGCGAGGTCCCCCGTGGTCGCGGGCCAGGCCGGTGGCGGCCGGCCGCCGGACGCGGTCCGCGCTGGAGCGCCCGCGCCCGACTCGGGGGCCGTGGGGTCCACCGTGCTGCTGCGCTCGAAGACGGGCGTCGCCCAGTCCGGCTCGCCAGGCGTGCTCGCGGCTGCGCCGAAGCGCAAGCTGACCCCGCTCACGGTGGTCATCATGGTGGCGCTCGTGGTCGCCGTGGCCTTCGCCGTGTGGCCACGACCGGCTCCCCGCGTGGACGCGCCAGGGCAGCGCGCCGTGCCAGTCGCGGAGTAG
- a CDS encoding adenylate/guanylate cyclase domain-containing protein: protein MVAEAPEPGKLSAILFTGIEGPDGLSWRDESLQDDLRDEHALLVRELLPRHGGREVKRLEDGFLLEFEGGPAAVDFGLELQRALETRNGDVSAERRVVLRVGVHLGLVVHRDGEVFGEGVNLAARIEALARPGTLYVSETVARQVEGRLASPPVRLGRGEMKNIRLPVAVYRIDPPEHRRRVPLLSRMRSFLGRRSAAY, encoded by the coding sequence ATGGTGGCGGAGGCTCCGGAACCCGGGAAACTATCGGCGATTCTCTTCACGGGCATTGAAGGGCCTGACGGGCTCTCATGGCGTGACGAGTCGCTCCAGGACGACCTGCGGGACGAGCACGCGTTGCTCGTTCGTGAGTTGTTGCCGCGCCATGGAGGGCGCGAGGTGAAGCGGCTGGAAGATGGCTTCCTCCTGGAGTTCGAGGGGGGCCCCGCCGCGGTGGATTTCGGTCTGGAGTTGCAGCGCGCGCTGGAGACCCGCAACGGAGATGTCTCCGCCGAGCGCCGGGTGGTCCTCCGCGTGGGTGTCCACCTGGGCCTGGTGGTCCACCGCGACGGCGAGGTGTTTGGCGAAGGCGTGAACCTGGCCGCGCGCATCGAAGCGCTGGCCCGCCCCGGCACGCTCTATGTCAGTGAGACGGTGGCGCGTCAGGTGGAGGGCCGTCTGGCTTCACCGCCGGTTCGCCTGGGCCGCGGAGAGATGAAGAACATCCGGTTGCCCGTGGCCGTCTACCGCATCGACCCGCCCGAGCACCGCCGCCGGGTGCCGCTGCTGTCGCGCATGCGCTCCTTCCTGGGACGCCGGAGCGCGGCGTACTGA
- a CDS encoding glutathione S-transferase family protein, with the protein MPQLTLVVGSKNYSSWSLRPYLALAHTGQPFQEVVIPLAVPDTDERIARYSPSRRVPVLQHGDLSIWDSLAICEYLAETFPEAQLWPQDTAARAVARAVTAEMHSSFAALRQHMNMNLRARNPGKGRAPGVAEDIARIQAIWNDCRGRFGQGGPFLFGRFSIADAFYAPVVTRFVTYGVELDAVSAAYRDTVLALPALQKWTEEGRGEPGIAKYD; encoded by the coding sequence ATGCCCCAGCTCACGCTCGTCGTTGGTTCGAAGAACTACTCCTCCTGGTCCCTGCGGCCCTACCTCGCGCTGGCCCACACGGGACAGCCCTTCCAGGAGGTGGTGATTCCGCTCGCTGTGCCGGACACGGATGAGCGGATTGCCCGGTACTCCCCCAGCAGGCGCGTGCCGGTGCTCCAGCACGGCGACCTGAGCATCTGGGACTCGCTGGCCATCTGTGAGTACCTGGCGGAGACCTTCCCCGAGGCCCAGCTCTGGCCCCAGGACACGGCGGCCCGCGCCGTGGCCCGCGCCGTCACCGCGGAGATGCACTCCAGCTTCGCCGCGCTCCGGCAGCACATGAACATGAACCTGCGCGCGCGCAATCCGGGCAAGGGCCGCGCGCCCGGCGTGGCGGAGGACATCGCCCGCATCCAGGCCATCTGGAACGACTGCCGCGGCCGCTTCGGCCAGGGCGGGCCCTTCCTCTTCGGCCGCTTCTCCATCGCGGACGCCTTCTACGCCCCCGTCGTCACGCGCTTCGTCACCTACGGGGTGGAGCTGGACGCGGTGAGCGCGGCCTACCGCGACACCGTGCTCGCGCTGCCCGCGCTCCAGAAGTGGACCGAGGAGGGCAGGGGCGAGCCCGGCATCGCGAAGTACGACTGA
- a CDS encoding glycosyltransferase family 2 protein has product MKLGGYVLHRNNQDTLEPCLRGLLALCDDVVALDSGATDGSAELARSLGARSVPHAWRGYGAARDAAVRALAPCDYVFFLDSDEHLGPEAVEALRAWKASSPTEAVYRLPRRDWAELGARRFRYRTQWRARLVRRDKAVWRPEQIVHEALPKMAGGRVHAFIEHRFATSVENRAVKEDRYALLWALRAHAEQRRLKPVGVQRVASWVRDCMLKGALWRGGAGASRLAWAVAGYHATKYAYLRELQQGRYPELTRIYAEGRYDELFARVRDGALG; this is encoded by the coding sequence ATGAAGCTGGGCGGCTACGTCCTGCACCGGAACAACCAGGACACGCTGGAGCCCTGTCTGCGCGGGCTGCTGGCCCTCTGTGATGACGTGGTGGCGCTGGACTCCGGGGCCACGGACGGCTCGGCGGAGCTGGCGCGCTCCCTGGGCGCGCGCTCCGTGCCCCACGCGTGGCGGGGCTACGGCGCCGCGCGCGACGCGGCGGTGCGGGCCCTGGCGCCGTGTGACTACGTCTTCTTCCTCGACTCGGACGAGCACCTGGGCCCCGAGGCGGTGGAGGCGCTGCGCGCGTGGAAGGCCTCCTCCCCCACCGAGGCCGTGTACCGGCTGCCCCGCCGCGACTGGGCCGAGCTGGGCGCGCGCCGCTTCCGCTACCGCACGCAGTGGCGGGCCCGGCTGGTGCGCCGGGACAAGGCCGTGTGGCGGCCGGAGCAGATTGTCCACGAGGCCTTGCCGAAGATGGCGGGCGGGCGCGTCCACGCCTTCATCGAGCACCGCTTCGCCACGTCGGTGGAGAACCGCGCGGTGAAGGAGGACCGCTACGCCCTGCTGTGGGCCCTGCGCGCGCACGCCGAGCAGCGGCGCCTCAAGCCCGTGGGCGTGCAGCGCGTGGCGTCCTGGGTGCGCGACTGCATGTTGAAGGGCGCGCTGTGGCGAGGCGGCGCGGGGGCCTCGCGGCTGGCGTGGGCCGTGGCGGGCTACCACGCCACGAAGTACGCGTACCTGCGCGAGCTGCAACAGGGCCGCTATCCGGAGCTGACGCGCATCTACGCGGAGGGCCGCTACGACGAGCTGTTCGCGCGCGTCCGCGACGGCGCGCTCGGCTGA
- a CDS encoding HAD family hydrolase, giving the protein MAKVKAVLLDLGNVLVFHDNALLFSRLGAHAGLEAAEVARRLTGAGWTDANRGILGAEGIRQDVCRALDVDLPMETFAPLWSSHFTLHDAVLPRVESLAGRVRLGLVSNTNALHVAYLRPLLPVLQRFDSVVMSCEVGHVKPEPAIFRLALTGVGCAPEEAVFFDDLPEFVQAAEAVGILGRLFTTADAFDAQLKALGL; this is encoded by the coding sequence ATGGCGAAGGTGAAGGCAGTGCTGCTGGACCTGGGCAACGTCCTCGTCTTCCACGACAACGCCCTGCTCTTCTCCCGGCTGGGCGCCCACGCCGGCCTGGAGGCGGCGGAGGTGGCCCGGCGCCTGACGGGCGCGGGGTGGACGGACGCCAACCGCGGCATCCTGGGCGCGGAGGGCATCCGCCAGGACGTCTGCCGCGCGCTGGACGTGGACCTGCCCATGGAGACCTTCGCGCCGCTGTGGAGCAGCCACTTCACGCTGCATGACGCGGTGCTGCCGCGCGTCGAGTCGCTGGCGGGGCGGGTGCGCCTGGGGCTGGTGTCCAACACCAACGCGCTGCACGTGGCCTACCTGCGCCCGCTGCTGCCGGTGCTCCAGCGCTTCGACAGCGTGGTGATGAGCTGCGAGGTGGGGCACGTGAAGCCGGAGCCGGCCATCTTCCGGCTCGCGCTCACGGGCGTGGGCTGCGCGCCGGAGGAGGCCGTCTTCTTCGACGACCTGCCCGAGTTCGTCCAGGCCGCCGAGGCCGTTGGCATCCTGGGCCGGCTCTTCACGACCGCCGACGCGTTCGACGCGCAGCTCAAGGCCCTGGGCCTATGA
- a CDS encoding methyl-accepting chemotaxis protein, with protein sequence MALSLPGTKSLRGRLTLYATLLSVIPLLTLTWLQARSARQVMEEQIRASLLSEAEGVKDLLESTLAEREASARGWAEDPAVRAALRGDAAPADAMLGVLQSRYLTLNGIVVFDDTGLAVSANTPALRDEYLNRRDEVRRSPWFTEAQQGRTSSEGITDEHPIFTGRVLSLAFPVLDPVSKHRMGVLLAAFDWAHVDQLVQPALARAHQRALKSFSLTLQRPDGAVLYDSRGERATAEDARLAVTAVNGADVRDVADGWHFVARVDPVEAYAPVERVRRVALLMAVGFIVLAVVGAWLLSHRISGPVLALRAAVTRLVSEGDLTQTLDVKAGNDEVGELAGAFGLLVFQLRETAQSLHTGTRVLSETVAELQTASAQQERNVARQAAALQQTQVTAQEIKQTSLLASEKAEDVLKRASAAEEVGRAGEGAIRDSLGGFSEILSQAEQMTERIAQLNERTQQIGGITQTVKDLADQSNMLALNAAIESVRSGEHGKGFGVVAREIRSLADQSIQATDRVREILGDLSGAILSTAKMTETGYTHMEAGLEQVRGTGERLKELAAIIQDNATAVRQIAGAVNQQNAGITQIFSAVTDLSSMMNDTQESLTATTRAAKLLQDVSEQMQDVARAYRI encoded by the coding sequence ATGGCTCTTTCTCTTCCTGGAACCAAGTCCCTCCGTGGACGCCTGACGCTCTACGCCACCCTGCTGTCGGTCATCCCGCTGCTGACGCTGACCTGGCTCCAGGCCCGCAGCGCGCGGCAGGTGATGGAAGAGCAGATTCGCGCATCGCTGCTGAGCGAGGCCGAGGGCGTGAAGGACCTGCTCGAGTCCACGCTGGCCGAACGGGAGGCCAGCGCCCGCGGCTGGGCCGAGGACCCCGCCGTCCGCGCCGCGCTGCGCGGGGATGCCGCACCAGCGGACGCCATGCTGGGCGTGCTCCAGAGCCGCTACCTCACCCTCAACGGCATCGTCGTCTTCGACGACACGGGCCTCGCCGTCTCCGCCAACACCCCGGCCCTGCGCGATGAATACCTGAACCGGCGGGACGAGGTCCGGCGCAGCCCCTGGTTCACGGAGGCGCAGCAGGGGCGCACCTCCAGCGAGGGCATCACCGACGAGCACCCCATCTTCACCGGCCGCGTGCTGTCGCTGGCCTTCCCGGTGCTGGACCCCGTCTCCAAGCACCGGATGGGCGTGCTGCTGGCGGCCTTCGACTGGGCGCACGTGGACCAACTGGTGCAGCCGGCGCTGGCCCGCGCCCACCAGCGCGCGCTGAAGAGCTTCTCGCTCACCCTCCAGCGGCCGGACGGCGCCGTGCTGTACGACTCGCGCGGGGAGCGCGCCACCGCGGAGGACGCGCGGCTGGCCGTCACGGCCGTCAACGGCGCGGACGTGCGCGACGTGGCGGATGGCTGGCACTTCGTGGCGCGGGTGGACCCGGTGGAGGCCTACGCCCCGGTGGAGCGCGTCCGCCGGGTGGCGCTGCTGATGGCCGTGGGCTTCATCGTGCTGGCCGTCGTGGGCGCGTGGCTGCTGTCGCACCGCATCTCCGGCCCGGTGCTGGCCCTGCGCGCGGCGGTGACGCGGCTGGTGAGCGAGGGCGACCTCACGCAGACGCTGGACGTGAAGGCCGGCAACGACGAGGTGGGCGAGCTGGCCGGCGCCTTCGGCCTGCTGGTGTTCCAGCTCCGCGAGACGGCGCAGAGCCTGCACACCGGCACGCGCGTGCTCAGCGAGACGGTGGCGGAGCTGCAGACGGCGTCGGCGCAGCAGGAGCGCAACGTGGCCCGCCAGGCCGCCGCCCTCCAGCAGACGCAGGTGACGGCGCAGGAAATCAAGCAGACCTCGCTGCTGGCCTCGGAGAAGGCGGAGGACGTGCTCAAGCGCGCCTCCGCGGCCGAGGAGGTGGGCCGCGCGGGCGAGGGCGCCATCCGCGACAGCCTGGGCGGCTTCTCCGAAATCCTGTCGCAGGCCGAGCAGATGACGGAGCGCATCGCCCAGCTCAACGAGCGCACCCAGCAGATTGGCGGGATTACCCAGACGGTGAAGGACCTGGCGGACCAGTCCAACATGCTGGCGCTCAACGCCGCCATCGAGTCCGTCCGCTCCGGCGAACACGGCAAGGGCTTTGGCGTGGTGGCCCGCGAGATTCGCAGCCTCGCGGACCAGTCCATCCAGGCCACCGACCGGGTGCGCGAAATCCTGGGTGATTTGAGCGGCGCCATCCTCTCCACCGCGAAGATGACGGAGACGGGCTACACCCACATGGAGGCCGGCCTGGAGCAGGTGCGGGGCACCGGCGAGCGGCTGAAGGAGCTGGCCGCCATCATCCAGGACAACGCCACCGCGGTGCGGCAGATTGCCGGCGCGGTGAACCAGCAGAACGCGGGCATCACCCAGATTTTCAGCGCCGTCACGGACCTGTCCTCCATGATGAACGACACCCAGGAGAGCCTGACGGCCACCACCCGGGCGGCGAAGCTGCTCCAGGACGTGTCCGAGCAGATGCAGGACGTGGCCCGCGCCTACCGCATTTGA
- a CDS encoding host attachment protein — MANGTLWILVGNASRARLFATDAKAEEDWRLVEEFRHEESRAHQGELLRQADNPNAGTLHGPPVENEPDGRKELEHDRFARELSAYLDQGHDRHDFDKLVIAAPPEFLGRIRRMLSTRVRQRVLLDVGSDYSNVPAKELPDRVPLI, encoded by the coding sequence ATGGCGAATGGGACGCTCTGGATTCTGGTGGGGAACGCGAGCCGGGCCCGCCTCTTCGCGACGGACGCGAAGGCGGAGGAGGACTGGCGGCTGGTGGAGGAGTTCCGCCACGAGGAGAGCCGGGCCCATCAAGGCGAGCTGCTCAGGCAGGCGGACAACCCCAACGCTGGCACCCTGCACGGTCCCCCCGTGGAGAATGAGCCGGATGGGCGCAAGGAACTTGAGCACGACCGCTTCGCCCGCGAGCTCTCCGCGTACCTGGACCAGGGGCACGACCGTCATGACTTCGACAAGCTGGTCATCGCGGCCCCGCCAGAGTTCCTCGGGAGGATCCGCCGCATGCTGAGCACCCGGGTGCGTCAGCGGGTGCTGCTGGATGTGGGCTCGGACTACTCCAACGTCCCGGCCAAGGAGCTTCCCGACCGGGTGCCCCTTATCTAG